One window from the genome of Cricetulus griseus strain 17A/GY chromosome 2, alternate assembly CriGri-PICRH-1.0, whole genome shotgun sequence encodes:
- the Tex33 gene encoding testis-expressed protein 33, protein MDSWRASRSNLDSSKSSHHSGLSQSPQCSPLGQSHLEMPPPPPTPASRTSLGTGSHSEDLKKGSSRSSLREARETPEHTVSLNQDSVIPDNIRHKFGSKVVDHLISEEQARKAIGEIFEGQKRSSSWPSRTQSPAQISSIFADYYDLGYHMRSNLFQGPPQETKSLMKASYTPEVIEKAVRDVEHWHGRKTDELGRWHRKNAMDMNLQKALEEKYGEKSKSRGK, encoded by the exons ATGGACTCCTGGAGAGCTTCCCGTAGCAACTTGGACAGCTCCAAATCCAGTCACCATTCAGGGCTCTCTCAGAGTCCTCAATGCAGCCCCCTGGGCCAGAGCCACTTGGAGATGCCACCTCCGCCACCGACTCCTGCCAGCAGGACTTCTCTGGGCACGGGCTCACACTCTGAGGACCTGAAGAAGGGGTCATCTAGATCCAGCTTGAGAGAAGCCAGGGAGACCCCAGAGCACACAGTGTCTCTGAACCAGGACAGTGTTATTCCTGATAACATCCGCCACAAGTTTGGGAGCAAGGTGGTGGACCATCTGATCTCCGAGGAACAG GCTCGAAAGGCCATTGGTGAAATCTTTGAGGGCCAGAAGAGATCAAGCTCATGGCCAAGCAGGACCCAGAGCCCTGCACAAATCTCCTCCATCTTCGCAGACTACTATGACCTGGGCTACCACATGCGGTCCAACTTGTTTCAAG GCCCGCCCCAGGAGACAAAGAGCCTCATGAAGGCTTCCTACACGCCAGAGGTGATTGAGAAAGCTGTGAGGGATGTAGAGCATTGGCATGGCAGGAAGACGGATGAGCTGG GACGGTGGCACCGGAAAAATGCTATGGATATGAACTTGCAGAAAGCACTGGAAGAGAAATATGGAGAAAAGAGCAAATCCAGGGGCAAGTAG